CGCCTGTGCCGACGCCGGCGTAACGCTGATGACGGCCTATCGGCTCCAGACCGAGCCAACGGTTCGTCGCACCCGGGAACTCGTCCGCGAGGGTGTGATCGGCGACGTCGTCCAGGTCCACGGCGGCTTCTCACACCCGCTGCTCGAGCACGCGAGCCTCGACACGTGGCGGCTTGACCCCGACCTCGCCGGCGGCGGCACGCTGGTCGATCTCGGAATCTATCCGCTCAACACGACCCGATTCCTCCTCGGCTGCGAACCGACAGGGGTGTACGCAACGACTCACTCGAGCGGCGAGCCGTTCGACGCAGTCGAGGAACAGATCGCGTTTCAACTCGAGTTCGAGACCGGCGCGACGGCCTCGTGTACGGCGAGTCTTGATGCCCACGCCCGGAGCGCACTCGAGTTGGTCGGCACCCAGGGCATGATCGACATCGAGTCACCGTTCGGCGGCGTCGTTCCGCAGGAAATGGTCGTCGAAAGCAAGGACGTTCGCATGGAGTACACCGGCCCGCCGGTCGACGAGGTCTGCGAGGAGTTCGACTACTTCGGCTACTGCGTGCTGACCGGGACCGATCCCGAACCCGA
This genomic stretch from Natrinema sp. SYSU A 869 harbors:
- the gfo6 gene encoding D-xylose 1-dehydrogenase Gfo6, whose protein sequence is MALEDAFANFMRRDWERESVTETVRLAVIGIGGFARQRALPAIAEGSYCETTVLVTSSPDRATDVAETYDIPHVIDYDEFLAGEQTDAYDGIYIATPNAYHGQYATAAAEFGKHVLCEKPLEITAERARGVVDACADAGVTLMTAYRLQTEPTVRRTRELVREGVIGDVVQVHGGFSHPLLEHASLDTWRLDPDLAGGGTLVDLGIYPLNTTRFLLGCEPTGVYATTHSSGEPFDAVEEQIAFQLEFETGATASCTASLDAHARSALELVGTQGMIDIESPFGGVVPQEMVVESKDVRMEYTGPPVDEVCEEFDYFGYCVLTGTDPEPDGEDGLADLQAIEAAYESAETGCRVALE